One Oharaeibacter diazotrophicus DNA segment encodes these proteins:
- a CDS encoding 3-keto-5-aminohexanoate cleavage protein: protein MIQAALNGNRNTDWHPAVPVGADAIAAAAVAAVAAGAACLHVHPRGADGLESLEPAAVEPVLHAVRAAVPGVPVGISTGDWIAPRGRARIDRLAALVEKPDYVSVNLSEVDAPDVIAAALGLGIGVEAGLFDVADVDRLATLPQRGACLRLLVEIGEQDEAEARAAFDAVVLAIVRHRLEAPPLAHGFDDQLWSVNRAAIGLGLDIRTGLEDGRLLPDGGLARDNADLVAAAVRLVQSG from the coding sequence ATGATCCAGGCCGCGCTGAACGGGAACCGCAACACCGACTGGCACCCCGCCGTCCCGGTCGGCGCCGACGCGATCGCCGCCGCCGCCGTCGCCGCGGTCGCGGCCGGGGCCGCCTGCCTCCACGTCCATCCGCGCGGGGCCGACGGCCTCGAGAGCCTCGAGCCGGCCGCCGTCGAGCCGGTGCTGCACGCGGTGCGGGCCGCCGTGCCGGGCGTGCCGGTCGGCATCTCCACCGGCGACTGGATCGCCCCGCGCGGCCGCGCCCGGATCGACCGGCTCGCCGCCCTCGTGGAGAAGCCCGACTACGTCTCGGTCAACCTCTCCGAGGTCGACGCACCGGACGTGATCGCCGCCGCCCTCGGGCTCGGCATCGGCGTCGAGGCCGGCCTGTTCGACGTCGCCGACGTCGACCGTCTCGCCACGCTGCCGCAGCGGGGCGCCTGCCTGCGCCTCCTGGTCGAGATCGGCGAGCAGGACGAGGCCGAGGCGCGCGCCGCCTTCGACGCGGTGGTGCTCGCCATCGTCCGGCATCGGCTCGAGGCCCCGCCCCTCGCCCACGGCTTCGACGACCAGCTGTGGTCGGTGAACCGCGCCGCCATCGGCCTCGGCCTCGACATCCGCACCGGCCTCGAGGACGGCCGGCTGCTGCCCGACGGCGGCCTCGCCCGCGACAACGCCGACCTCGTTGCCGCCGCCGTCCGGCTGGTGCAGTCCGGCTGA
- a CDS encoding DNA polymerase IV — MTGFCRDCLAGADAGRRRCAACGGPRLVRHAELDSLAIAHVDCDAFYASIEKRDDPSLRDRPVIVGGGKRGVVSTCCYIARIRGVRSAMPMFKALAACPDAVVIKPDMEKYVRVGRQIRAMMLELTPLVEPLSIDEAFLDLSGTERLHHGRLAETLARFASRVEREVGITVSVGLAPNKFLAKIASDLDKPRGFSVIGRAEATAFLAPRPVTTIFGVGAAFAEKLAGDGIRTVGDLQQLDAGHLARRYGAMGLRLAKLARGDDDRPVDPSHERKSVGAETTFDTDIADHEALRPILRRLAEKVSAHLKGYDIAGRTVTLKLKTPDFRLHTRARRLADPTQLADRIFHAADDLLSREPAGTPYRLAGVTVSDLETSLHADPADLVDTGGTRRAAAERAMDAVRAKFGRAAVETGLVFDDRIKKER; from the coding sequence ATGACGGGCTTCTGCCGAGACTGCCTCGCCGGCGCGGACGCCGGCCGGCGCCGCTGCGCGGCCTGCGGCGGGCCGCGTCTCGTACGCCACGCCGAACTCGATTCGCTCGCGATCGCGCATGTCGACTGCGACGCCTTCTACGCCTCGATCGAGAAGCGCGACGACCCGAGCCTGCGCGACCGGCCGGTCATCGTCGGCGGCGGCAAGCGCGGCGTCGTCTCGACCTGCTGCTACATCGCCCGCATCCGCGGGGTGCGCTCGGCGATGCCGATGTTCAAGGCGCTCGCGGCCTGCCCGGACGCGGTGGTGATCAAGCCGGACATGGAGAAATACGTCCGCGTCGGCCGGCAGATCCGCGCCATGATGCTGGAGCTGACCCCGCTGGTCGAACCGCTGTCGATCGACGAGGCCTTCCTCGACCTCTCCGGAACCGAGCGGCTCCACCACGGCCGCCTGGCCGAGACGTTGGCGCGCTTCGCGAGCCGGGTCGAGCGCGAGGTCGGCATCACGGTCTCGGTCGGCCTCGCCCCCAACAAGTTCCTCGCCAAGATCGCCTCCGACCTCGACAAGCCGCGCGGCTTCTCGGTGATCGGCCGCGCCGAGGCGACGGCCTTCCTGGCGCCGCGGCCGGTGACCACGATCTTCGGCGTCGGCGCCGCCTTCGCCGAGAAGCTCGCCGGCGACGGCATCCGCACCGTCGGCGATCTCCAACAGCTCGACGCCGGCCACCTCGCCCGCCGCTACGGCGCCATGGGCCTGCGCCTCGCCAAGCTCGCCCGCGGCGACGACGATCGCCCGGTCGATCCCTCGCACGAGCGCAAGAGCGTCGGCGCCGAAACGACCTTCGACACCGACATCGCCGACCACGAGGCGTTGCGGCCGATCCTGCGCCGGCTCGCCGAGAAGGTCTCGGCCCACCTCAAGGGCTACGACATCGCCGGCCGCACCGTGACGCTGAAGCTGAAGACGCCCGACTTCCGCCTGCACACCCGCGCCCGCCGCCTCGCCGATCCGACCCAGCTCGCCGACCGCATCTTCCACGCCGCCGACGACCTGCTCTCGCGCGAGCCCGCCGGTACGCCCTACCGCCTCGCCGGCGTCACCGTGTCGGACCTCGAGACCTCGCTCCACGCCGACCCGGCCGACCTCGTCGACACCGGCGGCACCCGCCGCGCCGCCGCGGAACGCGCCATGGACGCCGTCCGCGCCAAGTTCGGCCGCGCGGCGGTGGAGACGGGTCTGGTGTTCGACGACCGGATCAAGAAGGAGCGGTGA
- a CDS encoding ABC transporter ATP-binding protein: MTAAGPTLTAEAIVVARAGRRVLDGVDLVVEPGRLLVVAGPNGAGKSTLARVLAGLVRPDAGRVRLGDRPLTALKPGALARTVAYLPQGHEVHWPMPVADVVAIGRHPHGDRDERGVVPALLVALELDALADRPVTRLSGGERARVALARALAVEAPILIADEPTAALDPRQQLAIMEHLAGVAAAGAAVVVVMHDLSLAARFADRAAILSRGRVAAAGPAAEVLVPAVLEPVYGVRFAEGEADGVRVLTASCRL, encoded by the coding sequence ATGACCGCGGCCGGGCCGACGCTCACGGCCGAGGCGATCGTGGTCGCGCGCGCCGGCCGACGCGTGCTCGACGGCGTCGACCTCGTGGTCGAACCCGGGCGGCTGCTCGTCGTCGCCGGTCCGAACGGCGCCGGCAAGTCGACGCTCGCCCGCGTCCTCGCCGGGCTCGTCCGCCCGGACGCGGGCCGCGTCCGCCTCGGCGACCGCCCGCTGACGGCGCTGAAGCCGGGGGCGCTCGCCCGAACCGTCGCCTATCTGCCGCAGGGCCACGAGGTGCACTGGCCGATGCCCGTCGCCGACGTGGTCGCGATCGGCCGGCATCCGCACGGCGACCGCGACGAGCGCGGCGTCGTGCCGGCACTGCTCGTCGCGCTCGAACTGGACGCGCTCGCCGACCGGCCGGTGACGCGGCTCTCCGGCGGCGAGCGCGCCCGCGTCGCGCTCGCCCGCGCGCTCGCGGTCGAGGCGCCGATCCTGATCGCGGACGAGCCGACCGCCGCACTCGACCCGCGCCAGCAACTCGCGATCATGGAGCATCTCGCCGGCGTCGCCGCCGCCGGCGCGGCGGTGGTGGTGGTGATGCACGACCTCTCGCTCGCCGCCCGCTTCGCCGACCGCGCCGCCATCCTCTCGCGCGGCCGGGTCGCCGCCGCCGGTCCGGCCGCGGAGGTACTGGTGCCCGCGGTCCTCGAGCCGGTCTACGGTGTCCGCTTCGCCGAGGGCGAAGCCGACGGTGTCAGGGTGCTGACGGCCTCGTGCAGATTGTAA
- a CDS encoding FecCD family ABC transporter permease, which yields MTIGEATERGGAAAGGPAVPRVPPPGAALVPLLALACLALAVASLAFGAVSLPGSAVVDVFLGRGEDVARTIVLDIRLPRMILSLSIGATLGLTGAALQGLLRNPLASESLFGAPPAAAFGAVTVLSLGAADALSVWVPTAAIAGAFASIFLLVAVAGPRAGMTTLILAGLAVSSLAGALISLALNLAPNPYAALEIAFWLLGSLDDRSMRHVAIALPFMALAWVLIGSAGPAFRVLALGEEAAESLGVRVAALRLRVVLATACGVGAAVAVAGGVGFVGLVAPHLVRPLVGHDPARVLLPSALAGAALLTAADVLVRFVPATEEIRLGVVTALVGVPFFLVLIARHRSLVEGGTER from the coding sequence ATGACGATCGGCGAGGCGACGGAACGGGGCGGGGCGGCGGCCGGTGGGCCGGCGGTTCCGCGCGTGCCGCCGCCGGGCGCCGCGCTCGTGCCGCTGCTCGCGCTCGCCTGCCTCGCGCTGGCGGTCGCCTCGCTCGCCTTCGGTGCGGTGTCGCTGCCTGGGTCGGCCGTGGTCGACGTCTTCCTCGGCCGCGGCGAGGACGTCGCCCGCACCATCGTCCTCGACATCCGCCTGCCCCGGATGATCCTGTCGCTGTCGATCGGCGCCACGCTCGGCCTGACCGGGGCGGCGCTGCAGGGCCTGTTGCGCAACCCGCTCGCCTCGGAATCCCTGTTCGGCGCGCCGCCGGCCGCGGCTTTCGGCGCGGTCACGGTGCTCTCGCTCGGCGCCGCCGACGCGCTGTCGGTGTGGGTCCCGACGGCCGCGATCGCAGGCGCCTTCGCCTCGATCTTCCTGTTGGTCGCGGTCGCCGGCCCGCGCGCCGGCATGACGACGCTGATCCTCGCCGGTCTCGCCGTCTCCTCGCTCGCCGGCGCGCTGATCTCGCTGGCGCTCAACCTCGCGCCCAACCCCTATGCCGCGCTCGAGATCGCGTTCTGGCTGCTCGGTTCGCTCGACGACCGCTCGATGCGACACGTTGCGATCGCCTTGCCGTTCATGGCGCTCGCCTGGGTGCTGATCGGCAGTGCCGGACCGGCGTTCCGGGTGCTCGCCCTCGGCGAGGAGGCCGCCGAGAGCCTCGGCGTCCGGGTCGCCGCGCTGCGCCTGCGCGTCGTGCTGGCGACCGCCTGCGGCGTCGGTGCCGCGGTGGCGGTGGCCGGTGGCGTCGGCTTCGTGGGGCTGGTGGCGCCGCATCTCGTCCGCCCGCTGGTCGGCCACGACCCCGCGCGGGTGCTGCTGCCGTCCGCGCTCGCGGGGGCGGCGCTGCTCACGGCCGCCGACGTGCTGGTGCGCTTCGTGCCGGCCACCGAGGAGATCCGCCTCGGCGTCGTCACCGCCCTCGTCGGCGTGCCGTTCTTCCTGGTGCTGATCGCGCGCCACCGCAGCCTCGTCGAGGGAGGCACCGAGCGATGA
- a CDS encoding TonB-dependent receptor plug domain-containing protein, producing the protein MSLVRLAVLATAVIAAAPAGAEEAADTPTVTVTAPFRGVPTKISKAGSAVTVVTAEEIRRTGARTLADVLAAVPGVALNTAGGEGGNTSVYIRGAANGQSLVLIDGVRVGDPSNTDAGFNFGAYPLDNVERIEVLRGPQSALYGSDAMGGVINIVTKRPKGPMSAEASTEFGSFRSHRETVSVSAAAGDFSLVAGGSNLGTSGFSSYAGGSEDDGTRRLAGYGKLSWQVAEDLAIDIAVDGARTRLQYDGFGYDTPENHGTTDLLSARGTVTKKAFDGRWTSALTLFANRNHRTYDEDTSTARYDGVRAGLEYQGTVTAGNWGIAVFGAGYEHESVDTLYDYDDGSFAYSSAVKDGLDHGWAFALHQFSPTDAWHLSAAVRLDDYEQSGSFATWRLTSAYELFDTETVLRASVGTGAKAPTPYQLFSQYANPAGLDPERSIGGDVGIEQTLLDGRAKLSASVFYNRFDDMIGFENNHYVNIGNTSTAGVELSGEWRLTDALKLTASYTFLEARDLDADVQLARRPRNSGSVGVSYTGIDKLTLGAKVVLVGERRDIDFNTWPAKDVTLPAYARVDLDADYAVNDKLSLTGRVVNLFDADYEQVLDYGTSGFAVYGGLKVKY; encoded by the coding sequence ATGTCCCTCGTCCGCCTCGCCGTCCTCGCCACCGCCGTGATCGCCGCCGCCCCCGCCGGCGCCGAGGAGGCCGCGGACACGCCGACCGTCACCGTAACCGCGCCGTTCCGCGGCGTGCCGACGAAGATCTCCAAGGCCGGCTCCGCGGTCACCGTCGTCACCGCCGAGGAGATCCGGCGGACCGGCGCGCGCACGCTCGCCGACGTGCTCGCCGCCGTGCCCGGCGTCGCGCTCAACACCGCCGGCGGGGAGGGCGGCAACACGTCGGTCTACATCCGCGGCGCCGCCAACGGACAGAGCCTCGTGCTGATCGACGGCGTGCGCGTCGGCGATCCCTCCAACACCGACGCGGGCTTCAACTTCGGCGCCTACCCGCTCGACAACGTCGAGCGCATCGAGGTGCTGCGCGGCCCGCAGAGCGCGCTCTACGGCTCCGACGCCATGGGCGGCGTGATCAACATCGTGACCAAGCGGCCGAAAGGACCGATGTCGGCGGAGGCCTCGACCGAGTTCGGCTCCTTCCGCAGCCACCGCGAGACCGTGTCGGTCTCGGCAGCCGCCGGCGACTTCTCGCTGGTGGCCGGCGGCTCGAACCTCGGCACCTCCGGCTTCTCGAGCTATGCTGGCGGCTCGGAGGACGACGGCACCCGCCGCCTCGCCGGCTACGGCAAGCTGTCCTGGCAGGTGGCCGAGGACCTCGCGATCGACATCGCCGTCGACGGCGCGCGCACCCGGCTGCAATACGACGGCTTCGGCTACGACACGCCGGAGAACCACGGCACCACCGACCTGTTGTCGGCGCGCGGCACCGTCACCAAGAAGGCTTTCGACGGCCGCTGGACCAGCGCGCTGACGCTGTTCGCCAACCGCAACCACCGCACCTACGACGAGGACACCAGCACCGCCCGCTACGACGGCGTTCGCGCCGGCCTCGAGTACCAGGGCACTGTCACCGCCGGCAACTGGGGCATCGCCGTGTTCGGCGCCGGCTACGAGCACGAGTCCGTCGACACGCTCTACGACTACGACGACGGCAGCTTCGCCTATTCGTCCGCCGTGAAGGACGGGCTCGACCACGGCTGGGCCTTCGCCCTGCACCAGTTCTCGCCGACCGACGCCTGGCACCTCTCCGCCGCCGTCCGGCTCGACGACTACGAGCAGTCCGGCAGCTTCGCGACGTGGCGGCTGACCAGCGCCTACGAGCTGTTCGACACCGAGACCGTGCTGCGCGCCAGCGTCGGCACCGGCGCCAAGGCGCCGACGCCCTACCAGCTGTTCAGCCAGTACGCCAACCCCGCCGGGCTCGACCCCGAGCGCTCGATCGGTGGAGACGTCGGCATCGAACAGACGCTGCTCGACGGCCGCGCCAAGCTGTCGGCGTCCGTGTTCTACAACCGCTTCGACGACATGATCGGTTTCGAGAACAACCACTACGTCAACATCGGCAACACCTCGACCGCGGGCGTCGAACTCTCCGGCGAGTGGCGCCTGACCGACGCGCTGAAGCTGACCGCCAGCTACACCTTCCTCGAGGCGCGCGACCTCGACGCCGACGTCCAGCTCGCCCGCCGGCCGCGCAACTCCGGCAGCGTCGGCGTCAGCTACACCGGCATCGACAAGCTCACGCTCGGCGCCAAGGTGGTGCTGGTCGGCGAGCGCCGCGACATCGACTTCAACACGTGGCCCGCGAAGGACGTGACGCTGCCGGCCTACGCCCGGGTCGATCTCGACGCCGACTACGCTGTCAACGACAAGCTGTCGTTGACGGGGCGGGTGGTGAACCTCTTCGATGCCGACTACGAGCAGGTGCTCGACTACGGCACCTCCGGCTTCGCCGTCTACGGCGGTCTGAAGGTCAAGTACTGA
- a CDS encoding ABC transporter substrate-binding protein, with translation MGRTAAIFAILALTSAATAEAAPRRIVSINLCADQLALALADPGQIVGLSAYAHDAGMSFLVEKARAYPETPGNAEAVYALKPDLVLSGSFSNPLTNAFLAGRGIETMVLEPVNSFADMRRQVRAVAAAVGQPERGEAMLADLDAAIARAAAVRPDRPLKAVSLSRRGWVSGPATLESDVLAAVGIENAAGALGIAEFGGMVGLEPLVASRLDAIVVESESIVAEDQGTALLEHPALADAYPPSRRIVVPGPLTLCGGPGVIAALDRLAGEVAALRR, from the coding sequence ATGGGACGGACGGCGGCGATCTTCGCGATCCTGGCGCTGACCTCCGCCGCTACGGCCGAGGCGGCACCGCGGCGGATCGTGTCGATCAACCTCTGCGCCGACCAACTCGCGCTCGCGCTCGCCGATCCCGGCCAGATCGTCGGCCTGTCGGCCTACGCCCACGACGCCGGCATGTCCTTCCTTGTCGAGAAGGCGCGCGCCTACCCCGAGACCCCCGGCAACGCCGAGGCGGTCTATGCCCTGAAGCCCGACCTCGTGCTGTCCGGCAGCTTCTCCAATCCGCTGACCAACGCCTTCCTGGCCGGCCGCGGCATCGAGACCATGGTGCTGGAGCCCGTGAACTCCTTCGCCGACATGCGCCGGCAGGTCCGCGCCGTCGCCGCCGCGGTCGGCCAGCCAGAACGCGGCGAGGCGATGCTCGCCGACCTCGACGCCGCGATCGCCCGCGCCGCCGCCGTGCGCCCGGACCGCCCGCTGAAGGCGGTGTCCCTGTCGAGGCGCGGCTGGGTGTCCGGCCCGGCCACGCTCGAATCCGACGTGCTCGCCGCGGTCGGCATCGAGAACGCCGCCGGCGCGCTCGGCATCGCCGAGTTCGGCGGCATGGTCGGCCTCGAGCCGCTGGTCGCCTCGCGGCTCGACGCCATCGTGGTCGAGAGCGAGTCGATCGTCGCGGAGGACCAGGGCACCGCCCTGCTCGAGCATCCCGCACTCGCCGACGCCTATCCGCCCTCGCGAAGGATCGTCGTGCCGGGCCCGCTGACGCTGTGCGGGGGACCGGGTGTGATCGCCGCCCTCGACCGCCTCGCGGGCGAGGTCGCGGCGCTGCGACGGTGA
- a CDS encoding quaternary amine ABC transporter ATP-binding protein: MATEGKAIGIRLEHVYKIFGERPEAHVDAVLKGMSKGELLEKHHHILGLRDVSIDMPAGGIQVIMGLSGSGKSTLIRHVNRLIEPTAGKVLVDGVDVVQMDEAALREYRRHSTAMVFQKFALLPHWTVLENVGYGLRIQGVEQGERERRSRRWIERVGLAGFEARYPNQLSGGMQQRVGLARALAIDAPILLMDEAFSALDPLIRVDMQSVLLDLQKEIRKTIVFITHDLDEALRLGDMIAILRDGVVVQQGTAQEIVRAPADDYVATFVREVNRGRVLEVGGYVRPGAVDGGPSIPADTSLEEAARILTAAGVDRAVVTDAAGRPLGVTTLEAIVAGMVTPSPRAA; this comes from the coding sequence ATGGCAACTGAGGGCAAGGCGATCGGGATCCGCCTCGAGCACGTCTACAAGATCTTCGGCGAACGGCCGGAGGCGCACGTAGACGCCGTGCTGAAGGGGATGAGCAAGGGCGAACTGCTCGAGAAGCACCACCACATCCTGGGCCTGCGCGACGTGTCGATCGACATGCCCGCGGGCGGGATCCAGGTGATCATGGGCCTCAGCGGCTCCGGCAAGTCGACGCTGATCCGCCACGTCAACCGGCTGATCGAGCCGACGGCCGGCAAGGTGCTGGTCGACGGCGTCGACGTGGTCCAGATGGACGAGGCGGCGCTGCGCGAGTACCGCCGCCATTCCACGGCGATGGTGTTCCAGAAGTTCGCGCTGCTGCCGCATTGGACGGTGCTCGAGAACGTCGGCTACGGTCTCCGGATCCAAGGCGTCGAACAGGGCGAGCGCGAGCGCCGCTCGCGGCGGTGGATCGAGCGCGTCGGCCTCGCCGGCTTCGAGGCGCGCTATCCGAACCAGCTCTCGGGCGGCATGCAGCAGCGCGTCGGCCTCGCCCGCGCTCTCGCCATCGACGCCCCGATCCTCCTGATGGACGAGGCCTTCTCCGCGCTCGACCCGCTGATACGCGTCGACATGCAGTCGGTGCTGCTCGACCTGCAGAAGGAGATCCGCAAGACGATCGTCTTCATCACCCACGACCTCGACGAGGCGTTGCGCCTCGGCGACATGATCGCGATCCTGCGCGACGGCGTCGTCGTCCAGCAGGGCACGGCGCAGGAGATCGTCCGGGCCCCCGCCGACGACTACGTCGCCACCTTCGTGCGCGAGGTCAACCGCGGTCGGGTGCTCGAGGTCGGCGGCTACGTCCGGCCGGGGGCGGTCGACGGGGGGCCGTCGATCCCGGCCGACACCAGCCTCGAGGAGGCCGCGCGCATCCTCACGGCTGCCGGCGTCGACCGCGCCGTGGTGACGGACGCCGCCGGCCGCCCGCTCGGCGTGACCACGCTGGAGGCGATCGTGGCCGGCATGGTGACGCCGTCGCCGCGGGCGGCGTGA